Genomic segment of Streptomyces sp. NA02950:
TCGTACGCCTCGCCGAGGGCCGCCAGCTCCGCGGGCAGCGGATAGCGCTGGACGACCTTCTTCAGATCGCGGATCCCGGCGTCGAGCCGCCCGTCCGCCGCTTCGGTGCGGCCTCGGCCCTCCAGCGCGGGCAGATAGCCGGGGACGGCCCGCAGAGCGGTGTCGTAGGCCTTACGGGCGGTGTCGTACCGGCCCTGGCCCCAGGCGAGTTGGCCGAGCGCGGTGGAGACGTAGGCGATGTCGCTGGGCGAGCTCGCGGAGTCCTTGGCGCGCAGCAGCACCGTGCGCGCCTTCGCCGGGTCGCCGCGCAGTTCCAGGACGTAGGCGAGCCGGGTGAAGACGGGGATGCCGGGGCGGGTGGCGTCGGCGTGCTCCGCGGCCTTCTTCGCGTCCTGGTAGCGGCCGAGTTCGACGAGGGCGTCGACGCGGACCGCCATCGCGGCCTGGCTGTAGGCGTTCACCTTCAGCGCCTTGTCGGCGTCGCGCAGCGCGCCCCGGAAGTCATGGCGGGCGGCGGCGAGCGAGGCGCGTCCGGCGAGCGCGGCGTCGTTGTCGCGCGGCTGGACGGTCAGGGACCGGGCGAACGCCTTCTGCGCCTGCGGATAGCGGGTGGGGTCGCCGGTGCCGCGGGCCTGTTCCACATAGGCGGAGCCGAGCTGGGCCCAGCCCGTCGCGTCCTTCGGCTCGGCGCGCAGATGCTGTTGGAGCGCGCTGATCCGGTCGGTGAGGCCGTCCGCGGAGACCTGCGCGAGCTGGGCCGCGGCGGGCCGCGCGGCGCGGGTCGCGGAGGGCCCGCCGCCGGATCCGCCCGGCCCGTCGATCACGACCGAGGCGGCGGTCAGACCCACCGCGAGCGCGCACACGACCGCGGCGGTGCGGGGCGTGTGAGGGGGGAGTGGCCGAAGAGCCATGGTGACTGTTGCCTTTCGCCGGAACGTACGCCGGGGC
This window contains:
- a CDS encoding lipopolysaccharide assembly protein LapB, coding for MALRPLPPHTPRTAAVVCALAVGLTAASVVIDGPGGSGGGPSATRAARPAAAQLAQVSADGLTDRISALQQHLRAEPKDATGWAQLGSAYVEQARGTGDPTRYPQAQKAFARSLTVQPRDNDAALAGRASLAAARHDFRGALRDADKALKVNAYSQAAMAVRVDALVELGRYQDAKKAAEHADATRPGIPVFTRLAYVLELRGDPAKARTVLLRAKDSASSPSDIAYVSTALGQLAWGQGRYDTARKAYDTALRAVPGYLPALEGRGRTEAADGRLDAGIRDLKKVVQRYPLPAELAALGEAYEARGDRTQGRRQYAVVDTWITLAKANGVATDLDSALVAADHGDPEEALKAARAEWERRQTVHTADALAWALHRTGDDKKALGYTERAAEPGYRNAAFLYHRGMIEKSLGEKADARRHLRAALDLNPGFSPTASRTAKAALKRLDGDG